In Oscarella lobularis chromosome 5, ooOscLobu1.1, whole genome shotgun sequence, the genomic window GAGTCAAGCAAACGCTAGCATCAATGTCTTCTCATTATTAGATGACCGTCAATCTGACTCGCCGCGGTCCTCGGGGTGAGGAGAGTTTCACAGGAAAAGGTAGGTCAGCAACGTAAAAATTGGAAAGTTTAGCACCAGGCTTTGCTTGTACAGGCTCCTGGGCTGGTGACATTGAACATCAGAGGGAGCTCGAAATGCTCACACTGGAAGTACGCGGCGGAGAAGAGATTTACCACGTGGAATTCCTTCAAAGAGTCGACGAGGTAGAGTACCTATAACCAGTTATCGTGAACGTCAAGTAGGACCCCGATTTGCAGGAGCACGTCTACATGATCGAATCAAATGGAACAGGAGAGGCTCACTGCAGAGGAGAGCCAGCTCGCGGTCAATTGGTGAGCCCCTGGGAGTTTCTCGATCATAACCCTCACTACGAAAGAAGAACCATCAACGGACGAGAATTCGCAGTATATGCAGGAGCTGACGTAAGACATCTTTTACTGTCCTAGTGAATATAATGAGCGTAGCTTGACTTCTACAGAGAAGAGGGCACGCTCAGCTGCTTTTTGAGATCGTGAATGATCAAATGAGTGATCATCCGTTTGCGTATGCGAGAGAGGAGCACCTCGACCACTACGACTTTGTGTTTGAATCGTTTCAAGAGGTGACCCCGCCCGAGACGATCTTTGCTGTTCCAGCTGAGTGCAATCAGTAGTCCAGCACCTTTGACTACACATACTACTTCtgattgtctttttttgactAACGTTCTGTCTCTTTGCTGTTTGTTTGATGATCTCTCCTTACATCGCTCGTCTTAGCTCGTGATGATCTCGTGATTATTTGCGTCACATGCTTTCCCAACATGAGACCGGGTAGGCTTGCATTGGTGCTGCTTCTGCCGCTGCTACAGCTCGACGGGGCCCTCGTCGTGGCTCTGCCTCATCCTGCTGCTTCTCTTCCACCTCGGCCCATATTTCCAAACACCTTCACTGCAATGGTATACTGAAAACAGCTAACGTAATTGACAATGTACAACTGCTGCGCAACCCAGTTTCATATGATACATAACTCAACAAATTCTTCTCGAGATGGCTCAGGTAGAAACCGATATACCAATGAACAGAGCCTAGTAGACAGCGTTTTTGTGCTTCCCAGGAGAGTGGAAAGTCGACTACGCTGGTAACAAATCGATAGAAACGTACGAAATTCACAATGGTTTCATGGATTTACACCCCATCCGAACAATGTTCTTGGCTCGCTATGATTTGGTAAGTATTTAGGGAATTAACAAGTATCAGTATACGATAACCTAAACCTGGATTGCCACAGGGCAAGGAGTACTTCGAAAACAAGTGAGGACACGACGAACTGATGTGGTAAATAGGCAGATACGTGTTCTTTCTGTTTGATGCAGCGAGATGAACAGCAGTTGTTTGATGACAACTGTCAACGGAACGTTGCCTCCACCGTGGACATTCATGAGCACAGCAACATttaaagaagaaagagaatacCATCGAAAGCAGTTGCAAGTGTGGGAAGCTGAAATACAACATGAGGTAAATACGAGGaatttgatttatttgctGATTGTGTGCCTGCACTTCGTCCAGACGATTCCAAAGAAAGTCATGTCTGCAATAAGCAATGTCATAGAAGTCGGCGTCTTCTCTCATCAGCCCGATGTCCCTGTTACGATGAAGATTCTGTCTGATGTTGAAAGTATCACGTACGATATCACCAAGTTTGATTCTGAGTTgccaaaaaaagaaagtttTGACGTCCCAAAGCAATGTGAAACATAATATTCCTAGAGATTTCTAGTAATTTGCATTACCCGCGAGATTGCCTCGATAATACACGTGGCAAATGTAAAACGTGCCACCCGAGAGGCACAGTGGGGGCAGTGCATGAGACGTCTCCAATCACCTGATTTGGTACCGTACCTGGTACACACCGCCCGGTGCCCTTGCCCCATCATTATAAATAGAAAAGTTCTCCCGTCAATCATTCACTCTTATTGAACCAAAGCAATGCTGCGTGTGTTGGCTGTCCTCTCTTTTGCTATGCTCTGTGTGGCCCAGCCACCAGGACCTCACCCGCCTCGTTTGTCGTCCGAGTTTCAAGCTACTGTACGACCAAACTGACAAACACTAAAGGCATTGATTAATGCCCTGTATAAATAGATGACGATCAACCTGACTCGCCATGGCCCTGGAGGCATGGAGAGCTTCAGAGGAAGAGGTAAGTAATTCTAAACATTTGAAGGAAACACCGAATATTTTGAGTAGGCAGTTGGGATGGAGACCTTGAACatcagagagaaagagaagttaTAACGCTGGAACCTCAGGGCACTGAACAGATGTACCACGTGGAATTCCTTCGAAGAGTTGACGAGGTAATGTTTCAATGTCACTGGAACAGCGAGGCAATGACCCGCACTTTCACAGGGACACGACTACATGATTGAATCGAATGGAACGGGAACGCCTCACTGCAGAGAACAACCTGCTCAGGGTCGAATGGAGAGTCCGTGGGAATTTCTCGATCATAATCCTCACTACGAACAAAGAAACATCGAGGGACACGAAATTGCAATCTATTCTGGCGTTGACGTAAGATGCTGCTGCCATCCTTGACGGATCGTGCAGCTTGTCATGTACGTTGTTATCTCATATAGCGGAGAGGTCGCGTTGAGCTATGGTTTGAGCTCATGGACGGACACCCGTCCGAAAACCCGATTGCTTACGCAAGAGAAGACCATCTCGACCACTATGATTTTGTTTTCGAAACCTTTCAGCAAGTAGCCCCAAGCGAAACGGTCTTCACAGTTCCGGCAGAATGCaatcattaattaagccGGATTCTTAAACTTGAACTGAAATGTTGATGTGCATGTTATCTTTCTTTGTAAATTggcatttttttttcattcgacgtcttcgtctttcatTTCTGATACGGCTCGTTCGGCATGTGTGGCATATCAGATTCGCAAACTCGTGATTCCAAAATCATGTGATGATATCACCCTTTCGGGGCGTTCCCTCGTTTGAGCTCGTTTGCATCACTTGACAGACTAAAATCGTAGAATCAACAACTCTCTGGTCATGCTGCTTctttccgtcgccgttctcaGTCTGGTCATAGCTGGCTCTCTTTCTCAGCCGCCTCCGCCGGAGCCTACTAAGCCGGTCTTGCCGGCGACTTTTGAAGCGGAGGTATATACATAGAGCGAATGACCCCATCGTGGGAACGAGATGATAAGGGtttccctcctcctcctcctcctcctcctactCCTCCCAGGTCGGTGTTGAGTATCACGAAGAAGAATCCCAGGGAGTCCAGTTCGGTGATGGTACGATGAGTAGCAAGTTAAATTCTTACATGTAGGCTCTAAATTTCTTCTGGCACGTGTAGGCTATCTTCTTTCTGATTACGAAGGAAACATGGCCAAGGAATATTACAATCTAACCGAGCACGAAGTAAGTCGCTTCAGACACGTTATGTATCTTCAGCGCTACGATATGGTAAGAGATCTCAGACAGCCACGTGACGTTGTCTCACTTATGTGACCGGTAGGAACGGGTATACGAAGTCAACAGGTAAAGGGTGCGCTTGCCCCCGCAAAACAATACATGTCCTACCTATATAGTCAAGAACCCACCGACTGCCATTCGCACAACGTGACAGGTCACCTTCCTGATTTCTGGGGATTTGTCAAGGACGCTGATTACGCGGGACAGAGAACGTTTCACGAAAGACAGCTCGATTGCTGGGTCCAGCGagtaggagaaaaagaattcgacCTTAACACTATTAGACCCTTCTTTTCTGTAGTTGAGTTTCGGAGTGGAGCTCGAGGTGTGCACGGACGCTGAAGAACAGGAAAACAGGCCTATTCTTTTCCGTCGTCACACGCCCGAAATTGAAGTCTTCATGGAATTCCGCACCTTCAACTCGACACAACCAACCGCGAGCAGCTTCGTAGTGCCACCGGAGTGTCAGGAACCGTCCCCGACTGATCTTTAGGTCTGCTCAGTCATTGGAACAGAACGCTTGTCATTTTGTTTTTCTGTcgtttctgctgctgcttcgtTCGTTTTGCTTATTAAATTGGTTTTGAATGAACTCGTGCCTACAGGTCTCTAAGCTCGTTCTCATATAACTGGTCAACGTTGACGAAATCAAGCTTATGGAAAGTGACGGGGGTCTGTCTAGCTAGATATCCGAGACTGTACTCAGACGCTTTGGCCTACATACCGAGGGACCCGTACTGTAATGATGCCAACAGGCAACACAAAAATGGCTCACCTGATGAAATTCTGGTCGGTGAGTTAACGAATGACGAGACTGGTGAAGACACTGCCCAATCCACATGTCATCGGGAGTATCAATAGCCGGACAGCGACACTTCTCGGCTACTTGCTGCCAAGCTGCGAGACCGGCTTTGCTCACGGCCATCCTAGTACGAAAAAGATAGTTTCTAATGCAACATTTCTGCTCTTCTTACCCGCCTCCTAAGGTGATATAAGGATACCCGTGACCGGCACTTTGCCCGTATCCGTACACTTCTCCCAAGAAGACGACTTCATTGGGATCATAGCAAGCGAGAAGACGCTGAAGTCGACTAACGCTACAGACACGCAATAGAGCTCTAGATAGCATACTACCGTAGAAAGAAGATACCCACCTAATCAGCGTGTCGTCATCAACCAGCAGGGTCCACTTTATCTTTTTATAATTGGGATCCGTTGCAGCTTTTTTAAGAATAGCATAAGACTTGGCGCAATGTCCTAAAGATGATCAAAGGAAAGAGACTGAGTTCACTAATACAATCAGATTTTCGCAATGCACCTGTTGGTACGTTAGGAACGCCAGTATCTTCAGTTGGTATGGCGGGATCAGTGACATTGCTGAAATATTTTACGATTATTCCCTTTACGTTTCCCCACGTTCGTTTAATAACCGACACTGCAATTTGCATGTCAGATCCTTGATGCAATGTAATGTATTGCAACCTTACGGCGGCTTTGATGATACCGCTCTGTTGTTTTGACGGCAAAAAAGATTTCATCTAATTCAACCTTTTCCTTTGCAGAAAAAGATATCAGGTAGAGCTACTGTGCATCAGATTCTCATTCATACGCAGTCTCCAAGAGACGACGGAAAATTCGTAGCACATTTTTTGCCTTGGGCTGAATCCTTATCAACCCCAGCACAAAATTCGTCAACGTTTGTTAGCCTCTGACCCTTTCCTTCGTCGTAGATAAACATGGCAAGCTTATTTATACAAGAAATTGTCATACGAAGACAGGCGAGTTTCTAACACTATACCTCGTGCTGAACGTCAATGCTGAAATCAGTTCTTCGTGGATTTGCCTTTAGTCTATCTgccaatctaaaaaagaaaagttcACATCCGTAATCTAAGCGCAGTTTTTGTACTATCTCGCCTTGTAATTAATTTCCTGTTCAGAGCCCATCCAGCTGCAAAGTCAGGATAGTAAATCGACTGTTTTATATCTTCATAGAAAGCATAATGATGAATTATGCTTGGCTCTCTGTCAATAAGCCCACGGCCAAGGAACGCGCTCTATATCAACGTGAAAAAAGTATACGTGAAAAAAGTATAAAGTAAACATTCTGCAATGACCTCATGTTGACTGTATCGGCCAAGAACTTTCAATAgtttttcaaaatcaataacggTTTGATCTTCACAGAAAAAGTACCACTTAGCATTGGGATATTTTGAAGATAGTCTGTAAAAACGCTaaggatgtgacgtcaaaaatttctGACTCGAGATCCCGTACTTTTCAATAattggaaaaattgtccagGCTCCTTCCGGCGCCTCGGTTTCGTGCAGTCGAAAAACTTCCGGGTTCACCTTGCTCAGGACAGCGAATTGTTTCTCCCAATCGATTTTCTGCGCCTCCGCACGTTTTTGGTGAACTGAATTGGCTTGAGTTCGCACGACCATAACAATGCTGTCGAGTCCTGCAAGCGCGAGAgtggagagagaagagaaaggaggaaCTAGAGTTTTCCCACCGATGCTCGAGGTTGTCGTGTACGTGGCCGAGCCAGACCCGGCGCTAAACGTGCTCGTgtctacgtcatcgtttGCGAGAGAGCGATAGGCAAGAAACGAGCAGACAGCAAGGAAACAAAGTTTCATCCGAAAGTGTTGTTGCGCGCAGTGCTGCGCAGAATCGCGTAGTCGCGCCTTTTCCTCACTTCGCAATGTACAACGGAATAGGTCTCGAAACGCCGCGAGGATCGGGAACGAATGGTTACGTTCAGCGCAACTTGTCGTTCGTGCGGAATCATCGCGAGCGGATGCGCTACAACGCCGATTCGGACGTCAAACGCGCCGAAGAGTTCTTGTCGCGCCAGCCGAACAAAGAGATCCTCGATCAcaatcgaaaacgaaaggtCGAAGTGAAGTGCATGGAACTGAGAGTTAGATTGGAAGAACAAGggtaaagaaaagaagagaaaagtcgataaatgacgtcatcattagTGACGTACGTACTATAGGTTCGCCGACGATGAAATCGAGACTCGAATCGAGGAATTGAGAAAGCAACTTCTGTCCCAAGATGCGTCGAAGTTGAAAATTAAAGACGGAAAGTAAGAATTGttataatttaattaaataataatactTAATTAACATAtgtattaataattattgtAGGAGTACGGAGACGCACGAGTTGGCCGAAATGAATCAGAAAAAGAACGCACGTTTGAAGGCGGCATTCGGCATCAGAGATGACTATGAAGAAGGCAGTGCTTTCGATCAGGAAAAGCAGAAGCAGCTTGCAGCAGAGCGAGCAGCAAAGAGGCAGCAGGAACAGGAAGCGAGAGAggcggcgaagaaaaaacgaatggAATTGCAAGAAGCAAGGGAACTGGAAAGGAGTCGAGGATCATCGTCGTTGGCTGTTgcaaagaaggagaagcagaagaaagaccgggaagcggagaaattgaagaagaaaagaaaggcagAGAGGTGTGGCATATCTTTTAGTGGAGATGACGTTACGAGACTTCTCTATATAGTTCGTCTTCCTCTGAGTCTGAGTCTGAGTCTGACTCTGACTCTGATGATAGCAGCAGTTCtggttcgtcgtcggactcGTCTTCCAGCGACTCAGATCGAGAGGAGGAAATGAAACGACAGCGCAGAGAGCCGAAGTCgagaaacgactcgaatAGAGAAgacagaaggagaaggcgaGACTAATgtcaaaagggagaaaataataaatatctttctttttagatcTCGATCTCGATCTCCCGTGAGACGCGAGAGAAGAGATTACAGGGAACATCAGGATCGCTATGATTCAAGAGATCGAGACTCAAGACGCAGAAGctttgaagaggaaagaTACAGAGACTCAAGACGCAAAAGCTtcgaagaggaaagaagCAGAGGCAGAAGAGACAgccctcgacgacgagactgTTACCGTGACGACGACCGCGACGACCGACGTAGAagcgacgagcgtcgtcgaagagacaGAAGCCGCTCTCGCTGAACTGAATGAGGGAGGGGTACAGTAGGGGCTGTTTAGTGTAACTTCCCGTTTCGTCGAATGCGTCCCCGTATGCGCTGATTGCGTTTCCCTTCTTCCAGTGTCAATTAGAGGAAGACTTTCTCTTTATTCGACTTGCTTTCGAGCTAGAAGCGTAGCCTAGACTCAATCGATTGCGTCTATTGGCGAGTTcccgaaaaaaaatcgtcgcactTTTTTTTCCTGCGCTTCTCTTCGCAACGCCATGCCGAAAAAAGTCGAAGTGCGCGTCACGACGATGGACGCCGAACTGGAGTTCTCGATCGAGGTGAGATCCGCCCCAGGGAAGAGAGGGAGGCCCCTTTTCTTCAAACGTCTACACACAGGGCAAAGGAACGGGCCGAGATCTATTCGACTTGGTCGTAAAAACGATCGGTCTTCGCGAAATCTGGTTCTTCGGTCTCTTCTACAAGGACACGAAGGGAATCGACGCGTGGCTCCGATTCGACAAGAAGGTGGGCGGGACAATTGCTAACTCGATTTCCTCTCGCCGGATTCTACCCTTTTCATTGATTACGCAGGTCGTGGATCAAGATGTGCCCAAAGAGAGCCCGCTCAATTTTCAATTGCGCGTGAAATTCTATCCggaagacgtcgccgaagaatTGGTTCAAGAGATCACTCAGcatcttttcttcttgcaaGTCAAACAGCAGATTTTGGACATGGAGATCTATTGTCCGCCGGAAGCGGCCGTTCTTTTGGCTTCCTACGCCGTGCAGGCAAAGTATGGTGATTACGATGCTGACGTTTATCAGTCGGGATTTTTGATTTCGGATAAATTGCTTCCGCAAAGAGTGAGGCAGTCGAACTCGCGAATTTAAATActctttattatttatttatttattaggtgCTTGATCAATATCAAATGTCATCTGAAATGTGGGAGGAGCGAATCGTTTCTTGGTATGCAGAGCACAAGGGAATGCTGAGGTTtggggaaagaaaaagagtaTAGacgtatttattttattgaatCGATGTTTGAATCAGAGATGAAGCTGAAATGGAATTTCTCAAAATTGCTCAAGATTTGGAAATGTATGGGGTCAATTATTTCAACATAAAAGTATAGACAGATGATTGTTGTACGATCTATGTGTGtcattgttttttcttagaacAAAAAGGGAACGGATCTTTGGCTGGGCGTCGACTCTTTGGGTTTGAATATATATGAGAAGGACGACCGTCTGTCGccgaaaatttcttttccttggAGTGAAATAAGAAACATTGCCTTTCACGAGAAGAGAGTCGGTCCAATAGCAATTTTCTAGACAAGGGCTGAAGTGTCTATTTTATAATAGTTTACTATTAAGCCTAGTGACAAGAAATCTCCGGAGTTCTCCTTTTTTGCTCCAATGCTGCGAATTAATAAATTGGTTAGAGAAGAGGGCCTTGTGTCATACTCTACATAAAAATCTCTGTCTAGATTCTGCAACTTTGCGTTGGAAATCACGATCTGTTTATGCGCAGAAGGAAATTGGATTCTATGGAGATACAGCAAATGAAAGCTCAAGCTCGCGAAGAGAAAGCAAGAAAACAGGTCTGTCTTTCATTAATTAGCTGTCGCCTTTCACATTTGGTGTCCAGTTGGAACGGAGTCGTTTggcaaaggagaagatgGCAAGAGAGGAAGCGGTTAGGGAAAAAATTGAGCTAGAAAAACGACTTCGTTACTATGAAGAGGAGGCACAGAGAGCCAACGAGGCGCTGGTATGAATACCAGAGGGGATGATGGGCTACTATACCTTTTCATGCATCACGTAGATGAAATCGGAAGAAATGGCTGATTTGCTCTCAGAAAAAGTTCATACCACTGAACAGGAAGCGGCCATGCTCGCTGCCAAGGCGCAGGAAGCAGAAAAGGAGATCGAGAGAGCAAGACAGGCGGCCTTTAAGGTTTGCGTAGACCGAGACGAAAAGGGGAGTTGATAGGAATAAAAGGGTTTCAGAgtgaggaggagaagaggcTCATGGAAGCGAAAGCAAAGCAGGCGGAAAGTTTGGCCAAAAGAGTTTACGAGGACGCAAAGAAGCGGTAAGTTCAATATTGGATTTGAAAATGTCGCGAAGGAGTCGGCGTTTCTAGAACGCACGAAGCCGAGCTTTTGCGCAACAAGCTCCTCGAGGCGCGTCAGGCAGAAAGATCAGCTAAGCAGAAACTTGTTGAATTGACCTCTTCTCCTGGACTGGTGAGCGGATAGGGAACAGGGGGTGAGTGTTGACTACATACATGTTTATGGCGATCTTAGCTACTTGACTCGCGTGGAGAGTCTCACGTGTCTGATTTCGGGAATGCTGACTTGGTTGTGAGGGAAGAAGATGTGGAGGAACTGTCGCGGCAGATCGAGGAAGAACGTTTGGCCTACATGGCCAAGAGTCGGCATCTTCAGGGGCAGTTGTCCCAGCTCAAATTTGACATGGAGGTTAGATGAGTCTTATTACTCGCGAACGGGATTAATTTATTGTTTCAGAATTTGAAATTGGATACCATGCAAACGCCCGAGGATCTTTTGCACGAGGAGAATGCTCGCAAGGGCATAACAAAGTATTCGACGCTTGAAAAGGtgattattttctttttggtaTAAGCTTGATCTGATGATTTTGGCTTGGCTCTACTGTAGATCACTTCTGGTTCCACCAAAGCCAGAATTGCGTTCTTTGAAGAGCTTTAAGATACTGCAGACTAAGAGAATCTTTTGAATGCATTTTACCTACATTATAATTCTACAATATCTGGCTTGATTTAATGGAAACATTTCGCGTCGCGCACTTGAGCATTCTGCGCAACTGCCCGTATACTAAGATGAACGCTCCACCTGCTTTCgagtcttttcttcttttggaTGGCGAGAAGAAGTACTGCAGAGTcgatttctcttcgttttgaTAGATTTGAATGCTGTGTGCTACAGAATTGTCATGGAGAAAGACACCAAAGTTCCTAACGCCGCATCGTTTATTATCCACAAGGAAGATCACACCCTCGGAAATCTGCTCAGAGGGTGAGACAGGTTTAATTCGGCGATCGAGGCGGCTAGTTGCTTTGCAGGCAGCTGCTGAGAGATCCTCAGGTGCTCTTTGCCGGATACAAAGTTCCTCATCCACTTGAGTATCGCGTCGTGCTCAGAGTACAGACTGTGCCTGAATACAGTCCGCAGGAGGCCTTCCGCAACGCTATAACCGATCTAACAAgcgaaatttctcttctGGAAGAGAGATTCAAAGTGTGACCaatttttgcttcttctttcattCTGCGTGCTATTTCTACTTCTTAGGAAGCGgccaaagagaagagagaaggaATTGAATAAAGTTTTAGTGAAATTTAGCGCGTTCTGTTGTCGCGGATTAGAATGAATAAATCGCAACCATCTTCACATGATCGCCTGCGCGCATGTACTCGAATCCGGAAGTTTCTTCCGCCGGCTTGGGCCATTGAGGTCTGCTCTCGTTGTTCGACGGGGCTACAGCGTTCGAAAATGTCACGCGAAAGCGTCGAAAGGGAAAGACTGCTCAGTAACGTCAAACGAGCGGTGCGATCTCACTTACACTGTGTCGCGATGGAGTTGAATCTTTCGCGCAGGTGAAACAACTGACCGAAGAAGCGGTCACTCGCCGATTCGTTCACGAAGAAAGCAGCGTCGTCATCGCATTGTGCGGTAAAAAAAAAGGGAGGAGGCTAAAAGGGTGGAGGCGGCTCCAATCCTCGTTTAGAAGAGAATCGCGCACCCCCTCCTTCGCACGTAGCACCATCCAAGTGTCTCGTTCCGAATCCGCAAGCCACCAACACACGCTAAACTGTCTGTAATAAAagtttcttccttttccctttcctcTTCCCCGCTCGCGCAGTCGAAATCGAGTCCGCGCTTCAATTCGGACTTCGCCGTAAATTCTTCtggccgccgacgacgctcgaTCTTCTCGTCGGCCGTCTCGGCGCTCTTTATCCTCCGGCAAACGATCTCTATCGACTCTGCGGCGATatcgtcgccgcggcggcgacgaattcctcgtcgatcgcgaaatcgtcgtcggcggcgtcgacgccgacgtcgccgctcgtcgtGCGACGCGAACGAACCGTCGCCGAACGATTGGACGGCGTGCGCGATCGTTATTCGACGGGCAGTCGCTTGAAAGCGCTCgccaatccgacgacgattcggctTCTCTGGATTCGATTGGCGCTCGTCGAGAATTTTCTCGGCGATCTGCTGCGAGCCGTCGTCAAAAATTCGAGGTACACTTACTATTTACATATATATTCGCAATGAGGATGATTGTTTGCATCCTAGCGTGTTTTATGAGGATAATACTTCCTTGGTGTCGCATcctgttgacggcgttcttTTTGTTGATTTATTGGGTAATGTATCCGCTACGTTCTATAATTAATGTAGTTATTGGTTCTTGTACTTGTAGATGGTCCGTGTTCCTTGGAATTTTCCAGAATGAAGACGACTGATCACCTGTGGACCGATCCGTCGGCTGATGAACTTCTGCAGCGgcaaaagtgagaaaaagaaatttttttattattcgCTAGGATTGCGTCACTAAtcatttgatttttaggatGTCATCTTCCAGACTCTGTAGCACTTCCACTGAAGTCGGTGGTGCACTAGAACTCGtatgtttctttctcttcgaatTGTATATGTTGACCTCTTCGTTTGCTAGATTCCAGAATTACAGACAGTCGCGTGCTCAGAATCGCATCGACTTGCAAAGGATTACGTCGAATCTCTGCATCAAGCATCCGGTTCCACTCTTCTCTTTGCTAAAAACAACGTTATCATGAAGCCTGTGAGCAGGAGATTCGCTCGCTCTCAAGAAGTTTTCTCATACTCTTTTCCCTATCCGACAGCTTTCCAGCAAGGAATCGGTGCCCGGCTATTTGTCGTTACTTCTCTCAGACGGTCACCTGACGTTGAAGTGGATGCCTAATATTCCTACTGCCAACGATCATTGCAATGACGAGAATAGCAACGGCCAGTACGTGATATAATAACGTCTGATAGATTCATTGAAACCAAACGCGTCTTTATTCCCCAGCCGATGGGATCTCGCTCTTTCGCTCGACGTtaaagaaatcgcttcgcttcATTGCCACTTACAAAGTAGATACAGCCATTGGGTGGGTCTCCTTAGTTATTGGCAATTAATTCTCAGAGAATAAATTGGAACAATTGCACATAATCGGTCACGACGGTCGTCAATTTCATCCAATGGCGTTTCCCACCGGCACGCTGACAATGTTCCTCACTTGCCTCGAATCAGGTCTCCTACCACTCGGCCGACTCGATCCGCCTCTCTGGGCGCGACAGCAGAACGGACGCGACAGCATCTTTCCGACGCGCAGAAAGAATCGGCATCGCCTGCGACCCGTAGATCACGTCGTAACGGAGCGACCGCGTCCGCGAATTCTCAAGAAGTCGTCCAATTCGTGCGTATTTCACGTATTTCACGGGGAGGAGTTGAAGATCGAGGGTAGGGAATGAACGTATTGATTGACTGGGAGAAAAgcactttcttttttgtcaTTTCAGCACGTCCCAAggagagaggagaagaggaagggaTCGTAGGTGGTAGGACGAATTCGCGTCGAGCCGGGTCAGTCGATGTTGTAATGGACGAGGCTTCGAATGAGACGAAAAGTCTTGGGGACGAATCGAATGGCAAGGCGTCGTCTctctcgacgagaacgagcaCCAGCACCAATTCGGACAATTCACATGGgtatagataaataaatatagaGATCGGCGTACTTGGGCGTAGTAGAAGGTCTTTTTTATATAGGGTTGCCTTGCAGAGTACGTGTGATCAGATGAGTGGCAGGATCATGTCAAGAGCATTTTACGGATGTACGTTTGTTGGTCGAATTCACTCACCTCTCAGTTATTCTTGCTCTAGGGCTTGGGCACGTTCGCTACTTGACATTCATCAAAAAGCACCTATCGTCACTCGTGCACGGAAATAGTCGTATTATGGTCGTTGACGACCCGACGGACGCGTCTGAGGGATTGACGCGAGAGATATGGGACAGCGTCATTGCAAGGGGAGATGTAAGCGGGACGACAAAGGGGATACAGACTATAGACGTTtctctattaattaaaggttTATAATGCGGACGAAATGGCAAGACGTG contains:
- the LOC136187579 gene encoding small G protein signaling modulator 1-like produces the protein MSRESVERERLLSNVKRAVKQLTEEAVTRRFVHEESSVVIALCVEIESALQFGLRRKFFWPPTTLDLLVGRLGALYPPANDLYRLCGDIVAAAATNSSSIAKSSSAASTPTSPLVVRRERTVAERLDGVRDRYSTGSRLKALANPTTIRLLWIRLALVENFLGDLLRAVVKNSSVFYEDNTSLVSHPVDGVLFVDLLDGPCSLEFSRMKTTDHLWTDPSADELLQRQKMSSSRLCSTSTEVGGALELIPELQTVACSESHRLAKDYVESLHQASGSTLLFAKNNVIMKPLSSKESVPGYLSLLLSDGHLTLKWMPNIPTANDHCNDENSNGHRWDLALSLDVKEIASLHCHLQKNKLEQLHIIGHDGRQFHPMAFPTGTLTMFLTCLESGLLPLGRLDPPLWARQQNGRDSIFPTRRKNRHRLRPVDHVVTERPRPRILKKSSNSCVFHVFHGEELKIEARPKERGEEEGIVGGRTNSRRAGSVDVVMDEASNETKSLGDESNGKASSLSTRTSTSTNSDNSHGVALQSTCDQMSGRIMSRAFYGWLGHVRYLTFIKKHLSSLVHGNSRIMVVDDPTDASEGLTREIWDSVIARGDVYNADEMARRVFYGGIQHELRSTAWPYLLSYYSFRSRPTERALQDADHRTLYEEKLQVWSTLERILKKKEAHRKAKRRAARAEDDVDDDSVDFNDPSSDSEQPSPIMDRERLSNGTTDGDVSLCSGLLNGDSDDSVDGERRENGVADVERRPRANLPPELTAEEVEILEQYDKEMLDGLALNLHRIDKDVIRCDRNLEYFTIPENLTKLKNILGTYIWQHRLTGGYVQGMCDILAPLVVILDDEYLSYGCFVKLMERLDGNFGSGKAIDANFRNLRALLKVMDFELYELLREKEVTHFYFAHRWFLVDFKREFDYGQDGVFLVWETLWAAQRVCSSQFQLFLALALLENYREIILDREMGFTELIKFFNEMSEQHSARKVLQKARQLVLNLHSILQSK